From the Pseudomonas sp. SORT22 genome, one window contains:
- a CDS encoding protein-disulfide reductase DsbD — protein MRRLLCLLFLLLALPAVGAGLLDNRPSATLGAASLNNSSDFLPVHEAFKLSLVEDQGQSLKLRFVAADGYYLYRHRFQFRSEPADIALGTAQIPPGEAKHDEFFGDVEVYHGILDIEIPRPANEQHPFTLLVGYQGCADKGLCYPPETARLSIDGITSSAPPATTTVAKAGWDWQGLLLFFLAGVGLTFTPCVLPMLPILSGVVLRGQIGGVRGFALSLAYVLPMAACFALLGALMGLFGAGLNLQARLQSAWVLVPFALFFVLFALAMFGLFELKLPHAISSRLERLVGQTKGGSLMGAAILGVFSSLLVSPCVSAPLAGALLYISASGDALGGALKLFALGLGMGAPLLLIATGGAAWLPKSGPWLVTVKNAIGVLLLGLAIGLLSRVLPGQVTLLLVGLLAAGTAVFLGALEFTVKTTRQRLAQLLGLALLFYGLTCWYGALSGQTDPLRPLPQASNASTGASAQASSASAWQTLTTPAALDSALAAAKAAGQPVLLDWYADWCISCKVIEHEVLNAPAVLAQLKDYQLLRFDITESNAEQRALLDRYQLFGPPALLFFAANGSEITADRVVGEINAGEFAEHLTRIRADLGL, from the coding sequence ATGCGCCGCCTGCTTTGCCTCCTGTTTCTGCTCCTGGCCTTGCCCGCCGTCGGCGCCGGCCTGCTCGACAATCGCCCCAGCGCCACCCTCGGCGCCGCGTCGCTGAACAACAGCAGCGACTTTCTGCCAGTGCACGAAGCCTTCAAGCTGAGCCTGGTCGAGGATCAAGGGCAAAGCCTGAAACTGCGCTTCGTCGCCGCCGACGGTTACTACCTGTACCGCCACCGCTTCCAGTTTCGCAGCGAGCCTGCCGACATAGCCCTGGGCACGGCGCAGATCCCCCCGGGTGAAGCCAAGCACGATGAGTTCTTCGGTGACGTCGAGGTCTATCACGGCATCCTCGACATCGAAATCCCCCGCCCGGCCAACGAACAACACCCCTTCACCTTGCTGGTGGGCTACCAGGGCTGCGCCGACAAGGGCCTGTGCTACCCGCCGGAAACCGCACGCCTGAGCATCGATGGCATCACCAGCAGTGCGCCGCCAGCTACCACCACGGTCGCCAAGGCCGGCTGGGACTGGCAAGGCCTGCTGCTGTTCTTCCTCGCCGGCGTCGGCCTGACCTTCACCCCGTGTGTGCTGCCGATGCTGCCGATCCTCTCTGGCGTGGTGTTGCGCGGCCAGATCGGCGGCGTACGCGGTTTTGCCCTGTCGCTGGCCTATGTGCTGCCGATGGCTGCCTGCTTTGCCCTGCTCGGCGCGCTGATGGGCCTGTTCGGTGCCGGCCTCAACCTGCAGGCACGCTTGCAGTCGGCCTGGGTGCTGGTGCCGTTTGCGCTGTTCTTCGTGCTGTTTGCCCTGGCCATGTTCGGCCTGTTCGAGCTCAAATTGCCGCATGCCATCAGTAGTCGCCTGGAACGTCTGGTCGGCCAGACCAAGGGCGGATCGCTGATGGGTGCGGCGATCCTCGGGGTGTTCTCCAGCCTGCTGGTATCGCCGTGCGTGTCGGCGCCACTGGCCGGCGCGCTGCTGTATATCAGCGCCAGCGGCGATGCCCTGGGGGGTGCATTGAAGCTGTTCGCCCTGGGCCTGGGCATGGGCGCGCCACTGCTGCTGATCGCTACCGGCGGTGCGGCCTGGCTGCCGAAAAGCGGGCCATGGCTGGTAACGGTGAAAAACGCCATCGGCGTGCTGTTGCTGGGCCTGGCCATTGGCCTGCTCAGCCGCGTGCTGCCGGGGCAGGTCACGCTGCTGCTGGTCGGCCTGCTGGCCGCCGGTACCGCGGTGTTCCTTGGCGCCCTGGAGTTCACGGTGAAAACCACCCGGCAGCGCCTGGCGCAGCTGCTCGGCCTGGCCCTGCTGTTCTATGGGTTGACCTGCTGGTACGGCGCCTTGAGCGGGCAGACCGACCCGCTGCGCCCGCTGCCTCAAGCCAGTAACGCCAGTACTGGTGCAAGCGCCCAGGCCAGCAGCGCCAGCGCCTGGCAGACCCTCACCACCCCGGCGGCGCTGGACAGCGCCCTGGCCGCCGCCAAGGCCGCCGGCCAGCCGGTGCTGCTGGACTGGTACGCCGACTGGTGCATCAGTTGCAAGGTGATCGAGCACGAGGTGCTCAATGCACCCGCAGTGCTAGCACAACTGAAGGACTATCAGTTGCTGCGCTTCGATATCACAGAAAGCAACGCTGAACAGCGCGCCCTGCTCGACCGCTACCAGCTGTTCGGCCCGCCAGCGCTGTTGTTCTTTGCCGCGAACGGCAGCGAAATCACCGCCGATCGTGTGGTTGGCGAGATAAACGCCGGCGAATTTGCCGAGCATCTGACGCGCATTCGCGCCGATCTGGGTCTATAA